A stretch of DNA from Candidatus Binataceae bacterium:
CGCGCGCTCGACCACCCGGCGGGTGACCTCTTCGATCGAACGTACCGCGATCTTGAACAGCTCCGGACCTTTCATCTTGATCGCGTCGTCGCCAGCCCGCCGCGCGTCGGAGTCCAAGGTGGCGCGCACACCGGTCGCGCGGACCGAGAGGAGGTCAGCGAACTGGCCCGCCGAATGGAGCAGGCTCGCGAGCACGCCGCGCGGCCCCGGCTCGGAGACCATCAACACCGCGCCCGCGCCGTCGCCGAACAGCACGGCGGTCGCGCGGTCGCTCCAATCGACCATCGTCGAAAGCGCGTCGGTGCCGACCAGCAGCAGGCGCGAGTAGTCGCCGGCGCGCATCGCGTTGTCAGCCACGCTGAGCGCGTAGATAAACCCGGAGCAGGCGGCGGCGACGTCGAAGGCCGGAATCGAGTCGGCGCCCAGCCGCTCCTGAAGCTGGCAGGCGAACGACGGAAAGCCGTACTCGGAAGAGACAGTGCCGACGATGATCGCGTCGAGCTCGCCCGCGCGGATGCCCGCGCGCTCGAGCGCGACGCGGCTGGCCTGGGCCGCGATATCAACCAGTGACTCGCCGCCGCGCAGCACGTGGCGCTGCACGATTCCGGTGCGCGTACGGACCCACTGGTCGGAAGTATCCATGTGCCGGGCGAGGTCGTGGTTGGTGACCGCGGTGCGCGGCAGTGCGCGCCCGGTGGCAACGATTCGCGATCCCATCAGGCTAGTTCCCGTGCAGCTCTTGGGCGGGCTTGAAGGCCAGGGTGGTGTTGGTACCGCCGAAGCCGAACGAGTTGTTCAGCGCCAGCCTGATCTTCGCCGGCCGCGGGCGGTTGGGCACGTAATCGAGGTCGCACTCAGGGTCGGGATGTTCGTGGTTGATCGTCGGCGGCAGCATCCCGCGCGCGATCGCGAGCACCGTGTAAACCGACTCAATCGCGCCGGCCGCTCCCAGGGTATGCCCGGTCATCGACTTGGTCGAGCTGACCGCGATCTTTGCCGCGCGCTCGCCGAAGACGTGCTTGATGGCCTGGGTCTCGGCGACGTCGCCCTGCGGAGTCGAGGTGCCGTGGGCGTTGATGTAATCTACTTCGTTGGGGTCGAGTTTGCCGTCCTCGAGGCAAAGCTGCATGCAGCGTCCTGCGCCCTGCCCTTCCGGCGATGGCGAGGTCATGTGATAGGCGTCGCCGTTGGCGGCGTAGGCGACGATCTCGGCCAGAATCGCGGCGCCGCGCTTGAGCGCCAGCTCGCGCTCTTCCAGGATCAGCGCCGCCGCACCGTCGGACATCACGAAGCCGTCGCGTTCGGCGTCGAACGGGCGGCTGGCGGCCTCGGGCGCGTCGTTGCGTGTGGACAGCGCGCGCATCGCGATGAAGCCGCCGATGCCGAGCGAGGTCAGCGCCGCCTCGGCGCCTCCGGTGATCGCGGCATCGAGGTAGCCATCGCGGATCAACCTGAAGGCCTCGCCGACCGCATGGCTGCCCGAGGCGCAGGCGCTGGTGGTAGCGAGATTGATGCCGCGCGCGCCGTAGCGGATCGCGATCTGGCCGGGGGCGAGGTTGGCGATCAGCTTCGGGATGAAAAACGGCGTGATCCGTTTGAGCCGCGTGTCGAGGAAGGAGAGGTGGTTCTCTTCGATGGTGAGCAGGCCGCCGATCCCGACCCCGACCAGCACGCCGACGCGCTCTGCGATGCTCTCGTCGATCTTGAGCCCCGACTGCCGCATCGCCTGTTCGGCCGCGGAGACCGCGTACTGGATGAAGAGGTCCATCTTCTTGACGTCCTTCTTCTCGATCCAGTCGGCGGGGTTGAAGTCGTGGATCTCGCCGGCGATGCGCACGGGAAAGTCCGAGACGTCGAACCGGGTGATCCGGCCGATGCCCGAGCGCCCCGCCATCAACGCCTCCCAGTTCTTCTCGACCCCGGTCCCCAGCGGCGTGACCAGGCCCAAGCCGGTTACCACCACGCGGCGATCACCGTTGCGTCTCATCGAAACCCGCTAACCCTCCGTTGGTGCGTTGCGTCCCCGATCTTCTATCAAAAGCGCTCCAAGTTCTACATCACCCTCGGCAAAGATAATTCACCGCGCTCGTCGACAGTGCGGCTCGGTGGTCGCGGCCGCCGTCCTTGCAACGGGTGACGGATGCGTTAGAAGATGGGAACGTGCCTGTCGAAGACGCCGCGCTCGACCAGTTCCTCAAGCTTGCCGACAACCTGGGCGAGTTGGAGATAACCGTCGGCGAGCGGGCGCGGCCGGTCGTCGCCGAAGTGCGCGAACGGTTACGGGCAGCGGCCGCGTGCCGCGCGCGCGGCGATCTGGCAGGCTCGCTTGCCGCGCTGCGGGCAGCAATGGAACGGCTGGCCGCGATGGGCAGTGAGCTGGATCCCGAAGAGGGAGCGCTGATGCGGATGGTGGCGCAGAGGTTCGTCGCCTCGCTCGGGCAGGGCGACAAGGGCAGCGTCAAGGCGGCGGTCAACCTGATGCGCCATAAAGCGGGCGATCCAGAGGACGAAGACAACTCGCAGTGGTGAAGCCGCGCCGGGCCGCAGCGAGCCGCATCTGCGTTGCGCGGGACCTGCGGACCGGGCGTAGCGCACGGCATTACGGCCCGAGCGCCGGCCGCGTGGTTGACATGGGCAACGCGCATCCCGGCGCGCGGCCTGGCGCATAGGCGAATAGTTCAGACCGCGGCGGCTCGTGTGCGCCGCGACAATCGGAGCGACAGTGGCTCTCGCGACTCAACAAGGCAAGACGGCGCAAACCAATCTCGATCAGCTGTGCATCAACTCGATCCGCGTGCTCGCGATCGACGCGGTGCAGAAGGCCAACTCGGGCCATCCGGGGATGCCGATGGGGATGGCGCCGATTGCCTACCTGCTGTGGACGCGCTTCATGCGCTACAACCCGGCCAATCCGCACTGGTATGGACGCGACCGCTTCGTACTGTCGGCCGGGCACGGTTCGATGCTGTTGTACGCGATGCTTTACCTGACCGGCTACGACCTGCCGCTCGAACAGATCCAGCGCTTCCGCCAGCTCGGCAGCATCACCCCCGGCCATCCGGAAAACCATCTCACGCCCGGCGTCGAAACCACGACTGGGCCGCTCGGCCAGGGCTTCGGCAACGGAGTCGGTATGGCGATAGCGGCGAAGCACCTCGCCGCCCGCTTCGAGCGCGACGCTTCGCGCCTGTTCGATCATCGCGTCTTCGCCATCGTCAGCGACGGCGACCTGATGGAAGGCGTGGCGAGCGAGGCAGCATCGCTCGCGGGCCACCTGCGGCTCGGCAACATCGTCTATATCTACGACGACAACCACGTGACCATCGACGGTCATACCGATATCACCTTCTCGGAGGACGTGTGCCGGCGCTTCGAGGCCTACGGATGGCATACCCAGGCGGTCGAGGACGCCAACGACCTCGACGCGGTGGCGCACGCGATCGAAAACGCGATCGCCGAGGAGCAGCGCCCCTCGCTCATCCGCGTGCGCTCGCACATCGGCTACGGCAGTCCCAACCGGCAGGACACCTCGAAGGCCCACGGCCAAGCGCTCGGGGTCGAGGAGGTGAAGCTCACCAAGCGCAACTACGGATGGCCCGAGGAGCCGCCGTTTTACGTGCCTGACGAGGCCCTGCGTCACATGCGCGAGTGCGGAGCGCGCGGGCGCGAGCTCGAAGCCGACTGGAACCGCCGCTTCGAGCGCTACACAAAAGAGCATCCGGCGGAAGCGGCCGAGTTCAAGGCGATGCTGGCCGGCGAGCTGCCTGCGGGATGGGACGCCGGACTGCCGCAGTTCACTCCCACCGACACGCTGGCGACGCGCGAGTCGGCCTCGCGCGCCGAACAGGCGATCGCAAGGCGAGTATGGAATCTGTTCGGCGGCGCAGCCGATCTTAACGAATCGACCTTCGTCGACGTTGAAGGCGGCGGCAGTTTCCTCGCGGGCAACTACGCGGGTCGCAATCTCCACTTCGGCATCCGCGAGCACGCGATGTGCGCGATTCTCAACGGGATCGCCCTCCACGGCGGCCTTATCCCCTACGGCTCGAGCTTCCTGGTCTTCACCGACTACTGCCGACCGTCGATCCGGCTCGCGGCGCTGATGGGCCTGCGGGTCATCTACGTTTTCACCCACGATTCGATCGGGCTGGGCGAGGACGGCCCGACTCATCAGCCGGTCGAGCATCTCGCCGCTCTGCGCGCGATCCCCAACTTGACCGTGATTCGCCCGGGCGACGCGAACGAAGCCGCCGAGGCGTGGCGGATAGCGATGACCCATCGACACGGCCCGGTGCTGTTCGCGCTCAGCCGTCAGAAAATTCCGACGCTCGATCGCACCGCGATGGCACCGGCGAGCGCGCTGGCGCGCGGCGCCTACGTGCTATGCGAAACGCCGGGGCGCGCGGCCGAGATCGTCCTCATCGCCTCCGGCTCCGAGTTGCAGCTCGCGGTCGGAGCCAAGGCCGAACTCGAAAGGCGCGGGCGCGCCGTGCGCGTGGTGAGTATGCCGAGCTTCGAGTTGTTCGAGCGGCAGGACGCCGCCTACCGCGACTCCGTGCTGCCGCCGGCCAATCGCCGCCGACTTGCGATCGAGGCCGGGGTGCCACAGCCGTGGTTTCGATGGGTGGGGCTGGAGGGCGACGTTCTCGGGATGACAACCTTCGGGGCGTCGGCACCCTTCCAGGATCTGCTCAAGCATTTCGGTTTCACCGTGGAGAATGTGGTCGAGCGCGCGCTCAGGCTGCTGGCGCACTGAGAGGAGCCGCCGCCGTTGCGTTTTGCACAGACCTAACCGCCGCCTGGCCGCGCCTGGGTTTGAGTGAACCATCATGGCAGAACCTCAACTGATCATCCTGGACGACGCGCAGGCGCTCTACGTGCACGCGGCGGAGGAAATTGTCCATTTCGCCGGCGAGGCAATTTGCACGCATGGCGAGTTCAACCTGTGCCTCTCGGGCGGCTCCACGCCGGCCGCCACCTACGAGCTGCTGGCCGAACGCTTTCGCCTCAGCGTGGATTGGAAGGAAGTACAGTTCTTCTGGGGCGACGAGCGATGCGTGCCGCCGGACGATCCAGCGAGCAACTTCGGGATGGCCAACCGCACGATGCTCAGCCGGCTCGGCCTGCGTCCCGATCAGGTGCATCGCATCCGCGGCGAAAGGCCTCCGGAAGAGGCTGCGCGGGCCTACGAGGAGGAAATCCGCTCGTGCCTTGGACTCGGCGAGGGCGAATTTCCGCGCTTCAACTTGATCCTGCTCGGGCTCGGCCACAACGTCCACACCGCCTCGCTCTTCCCAGGCAGCCCGGCGCTCCACGAGCGCGAGCGAATCGCCGTTGCGGTGGAAGTTGACGCCCCGCAGCCGCGCCGCGTGACCCTGACGGCGCCGGCGATCAACAACGCCGCACGGGTAATGTTCCTGGTGGCGGGGGCCGAGAAGGCGCAAGCGGTAAAAAACGCGCTCGAAGGGCCTCGCGATCCCGATCGCTTCCCGGCCCAGTTGGTCGCGCCCGACGACGGCGAAGTCATCTGGATGCTGGATCGCGACGCCGCAAGCATGCTGTCGCGCACCTGACCGGCGTGCCTTGGCCAAACTGCTCGCGCACGGCCGCTCCGCCGGCGCGCGTGTCTCGACACTGCCGTTCGCCTCACGGACAATGGACGCGATGCTTCGCTTTTTGTGGCGCCACGCCATCGGAGTCCTGATCGTAATCGTGATCGCCGGCTGGGCGTTGCTTTACGTTCCCGGCACCCCGTCATGGGCGGTCTTCCAGCTCAAGCAGGCGATCGACGCGCGCGACGGCGCGGCCGCAGCGCAG
This window harbors:
- a CDS encoding beta-ketoacyl-ACP synthase III, whose amino-acid sequence is MGSRIVATGRALPRTAVTNHDLARHMDTSDQWVRTRTGIVQRHVLRGGESLVDIAAQASRVALERAGIRAGELDAIIVGTVSSEYGFPSFACQLQERLGADSIPAFDVAAACSGFIYALSVADNAMRAGDYSRLLLVGTDALSTMVDWSDRATAVLFGDGAGAVLMVSEPGPRGVLASLLHSAGQFADLLSVRATGVRATLDSDARRAGDDAIKMKGPELFKIAVRSIEEVTRRVVERAGERLENVKLLIPHQANIRILNAVAERLGFGPERVFTNIDRYGNTSAASVPIALDEALEAGRIHDNDLVLLNACGGGLTWGANLIRW
- the fabF gene encoding beta-ketoacyl-ACP synthase II is translated as MRRNGDRRVVVTGLGLVTPLGTGVEKNWEALMAGRSGIGRITRFDVSDFPVRIAGEIHDFNPADWIEKKDVKKMDLFIQYAVSAAEQAMRQSGLKIDESIAERVGVLVGVGIGGLLTIEENHLSFLDTRLKRITPFFIPKLIANLAPGQIAIRYGARGINLATTSACASGSHAVGEAFRLIRDGYLDAAITGGAEAALTSLGIGGFIAMRALSTRNDAPEAASRPFDAERDGFVMSDGAAALILEERELALKRGAAILAEIVAYAANGDAYHMTSPSPEGQGAGRCMQLCLEDGKLDPNEVDYINAHGTSTPQGDVAETQAIKHVFGERAAKIAVSSTKSMTGHTLGAAGAIESVYTVLAIARGMLPPTINHEHPDPECDLDYVPNRPRPAKIRLALNNSFGFGGTNTTLAFKPAQELHGN
- the tkt gene encoding transketolase, with amino-acid sequence MALATQQGKTAQTNLDQLCINSIRVLAIDAVQKANSGHPGMPMGMAPIAYLLWTRFMRYNPANPHWYGRDRFVLSAGHGSMLLYAMLYLTGYDLPLEQIQRFRQLGSITPGHPENHLTPGVETTTGPLGQGFGNGVGMAIAAKHLAARFERDASRLFDHRVFAIVSDGDLMEGVASEAASLAGHLRLGNIVYIYDDNHVTIDGHTDITFSEDVCRRFEAYGWHTQAVEDANDLDAVAHAIENAIAEEQRPSLIRVRSHIGYGSPNRQDTSKAHGQALGVEEVKLTKRNYGWPEEPPFYVPDEALRHMRECGARGRELEADWNRRFERYTKEHPAEAAEFKAMLAGELPAGWDAGLPQFTPTDTLATRESASRAEQAIARRVWNLFGGAADLNESTFVDVEGGGSFLAGNYAGRNLHFGIREHAMCAILNGIALHGGLIPYGSSFLVFTDYCRPSIRLAALMGLRVIYVFTHDSIGLGEDGPTHQPVEHLAALRAIPNLTVIRPGDANEAAEAWRIAMTHRHGPVLFALSRQKIPTLDRTAMAPASALARGAYVLCETPGRAAEIVLIASGSELQLAVGAKAELERRGRAVRVVSMPSFELFERQDAAYRDSVLPPANRRRLAIEAGVPQPWFRWVGLEGDVLGMTTFGASAPFQDLLKHFGFTVENVVERALRLLAH
- the pgl gene encoding 6-phosphogluconolactonase → MAEPQLIILDDAQALYVHAAEEIVHFAGEAICTHGEFNLCLSGGSTPAATYELLAERFRLSVDWKEVQFFWGDERCVPPDDPASNFGMANRTMLSRLGLRPDQVHRIRGERPPEEAARAYEEEIRSCLGLGEGEFPRFNLILLGLGHNVHTASLFPGSPALHERERIAVAVEVDAPQPRRVTLTAPAINNAARVMFLVAGAEKAQAVKNALEGPRDPDRFPAQLVAPDDGEVIWMLDRDAASMLSRT